From Micromonospora auratinigra:
TGTCCCGGAGCAGGTGGGTCGCCATCCGGGCCTGGGTACGGGCCAGCTCCCCCTCGGTCAGCCCGTCGGTGGCGAGCCGGTCCAGTTCCTCGTCGACGGTGCGCAGCACCTTGTCCACGTCGCCGCCGGGCGGCAGGTGGGACTGGAGCAGCAGCGCGGTGGGGTCGCGGACGTCGAACGGATCGCCCATGAAGCCCAGGTAGCCGCCGACGCTGGTGACCGTGCGGTCGCGCTGGACCAGCCGCTCGACGAGCCGGGACGCGTCGCCGTCGGTGAGCACCTCGGCGAGCACCACGTACGGCAGGTAGCCGGTGAAGTCGGTCACCGGGTCGGGCACCCGCCAGGCGCTGGCCACCGCCGGCAGCGGGGCCAGCTTGTCGGTGTACGAGGTGCGCCGCTCGGCGGTCAGGTCGGGCTCGGTGAAGTCGGGCCGGTCCGGGGCGGGGCGGGCCGGCACGTCCCCGAAGTGCCGCTCGATCAGCGTGGTCGCCTCGGCCACGTCGATGTCGCCGCTGACCGCGAGGACCGCGTTGCCGCTGGCGTAGTAGCGGCGGAAGAAGTCGGCGGCGTCGGCCACGGTGGCCGACTCCAGGTCGTCGAAGGAGCCGTAGCCGTCGTGCGCGTTGGGGAAGGTGTCGAACATGACCGGCGGCAGGGTGAGCCAGGGGAACCCGCCGTACGGCCGGTTGAGCACGTTGACCCGGATCTCCTCCTTGACCACGTCGACCTGGTTGCGCAGGTTCTCCTCGGTCAGCCGGGGGCCGCGCATCCGGTCGGCCTCCAGGAACAGCGCCCGTTCCAGGGCGTTGCTGGGCAGCGTCTCGAAGTAGTCGGTGTAGTCGAGGTGGGTGGAGCCGTTGAAGGTGCCGCCGGCGCCCTGGACGTGCCGGAAGTGGGCCAGCTTCTCCAGGTTCTCGGAGCCCTGGAACATCAGGTGCTCGAAGAGGTGGGCGAAACCGGTACGGCCCTCGGGTTCGGACCGGATGCCGACGTCGTAGACCACCGCCACCCCGATCACCGGGGCGCTGCGGTCGGCGGTGAGCACCACCCGCAGGCCGTTGTCGAGCGTGAACCGCTCGACGGGGTACTTCGTCGCTGGAATCTTCGCTCTCCGCGTCGGCACGTGATCGACCCTAACGCGTCGGCACCGCCCGCACCCGCGCTGTGGCCCGGCACGTCCGGCGGCCGATCAGGTGGTCGGCCGCGCGGCGGGCCTAACTCCACCGAACAGGTGGGAATTGCCGTGAACCCCGAGGTCGGTCGTCCCGGATCGTGGATGACCCTTGACGCGGCTCGCCACCTACTCCAGTCTTCCTACCAACTAAGTAGGAATACTGTGGATTGGACTTCTGATGAGACGGCTCCCCTTCCGTCGGTTGGTCTCCCTCGCCACCCTCGCCGTGGTCGGCGCGGCCACCCTGGGCACCACGGCCGCCTGCGGTGACGACACCGACAAGGCCGACGCGACCGGTCCGGTGACCCTGCGGCTGGGCTACTTCCCGAACATCACCCACGCGCCGGCCGTCGTCGGCGTGGAGAAGAAGATCTTCGAAGAGAAGCTCGGCAGCGGCGTCAAGCTGGAGACGAAGACCTTCAACGCCGGCCCGGCCGCCATCGAGGCGGTCTTCTCCGGCGCGCTCGACGCCACGTACATCGGCCCGAACCCGACCGTGAACGCCTTCTCCAAGTCCAAGGGGGAGGCGGTCCGGGTGGTCTCCGGCGCGGCGTCCGGCGGCGTCGCCCTGGTGGTCAAGCCCGGCATCACCTCGGCCGAGCAGCTGCGCGGCAAGAAGATCGCCACCCCGCAGCTCGGCAACACCCAGGACGTGGCGCTGCGCTACTGGCTCAAGGAGAAGGGCCTGCAGACCACCAAGGAGGGCGGCGGCGACGTGAAGGTCGTCCCGCAGGAGAACCCGCAGACGGTGGAGACCTTCACCAGCGGCGCGATCGACGGCGCCTGGGTGCCCGAGCCGTTCGTCTCCCGCCTGGTCAACGCCGGCGGCAAGGTTCTGGTCGACGAGCGGGACCTCTGGCCGGACCGGAAGTTCGTGATCACCAACCTGCTGGTCAGCACGAAGTTCCTCAAGGCCCACCCCGACGTGGTGAAGAAGCTGGTCGAGGGACAGGTCGCGGCGAACGAGTTCGTGAACACCAAGCCGGACGAGGCCCAGCAGGCCATCTCCGACCACATCAGCAAGATCACCGGCAAGCCGCTGGACGTCAAGCTGATCAAGCAGGCCTGGCCGACGCTGGAGTTCACCAACGACCCGATCGCCTCCTCGCTGAAGGCCGGCCTGGACCACGCGGTCGCCGTCGGACTGACCCAGCCGGTCGACCTGAACGGCCTCTACGACCTGAAGTACCTCAACGAGGTGCTCAAGGCCCAGGGCAAGCCCGAGGTCAGCCAGCCGTGACGTCGGCCACGACGACCACCCCGCGCAGCGCGACCGGCACGGTCGCGCTGCGCGGCGTGACCAAGGTGTACGGCCAGGGCGAACAGGCCGTCCTGGCGCTGGACGGGGTGTCGCTGGACGTCGCCCCGGGCGAGTTCGTCTGCCTCGTCGGCGCGTCCGGCTGCGGCAAGAGCACGCTGCTCAACCTGGTCGCCGGGCTGGACCGGGCCAGCGGCGGCCAGATCGAGCTGGGCGAGGGCGCCGACCCCGGGCTGATGTTCCAGGAACCCGCCCTGTTCCCCTGGCTCACCGTCGAGGGCAACGTCGAGGTGCCGCTCAAGCTGCGCGGGCTGCCCCGGGCCGAGCGCCGGGCCCGGGTCGCGGAGCTGTTGCGTACGGTCCACCTGGCCGACTTCGGCCGCAAGCGCCCGCACCAGCTCTCCGGCGGCATGCGGCAACGGGTCGCGCTGGCCCGCACCCTCGCCCTGGACACCCCGGTGCTGCTGATGGACGAGCCGTTCGGCGCGCTCGACGCGATGACCCGCGACATCCTGCACGACGAGCTGGAGCGGATCTGGTCCGAGCGGAAGCTCAGCGTGCTCTTCGTGACCCACAACGTGCGGGAGGCGGCCCGGCTCGCCGACCGGATCATCCTGCTCTCCAGCCGCCCCGGCCGGATCATCTACGCCACCGAGGTGGACGTGCCGCGACCCCGGCGGATCGACTCGCCGGAGGTCTCGGCGATCGCCGCCGACATCACCGACCGGCTGCGCAAGGAGGTGGGCCGGCATGGCCAGTGACACCCTCGCCGGTTCGACGCGGACCGACGCCGAGATCTCCGGTCTCGACCGGCTGGAGATCGCCGGCCGCGAGAAGCCCCCGTCGCGGGCGGTCCGGGTCTGGGCGGCCACCTGGCCGAAGTTCGCCGCGCTGGCGCTGGCGATCGCCATCTGGCAGGCCGTGGTCTGGAGCGGCTGGAAGGACCCCTGGGCGCTGCCCGGGCCGGGCGTGGTCTTCGCGGACCTCGGCCGGTATCTGGTCAGCTCCGCGCTCTGGGAGGGCCTGGCCACCACCGGGCGACGGGCGCTGGTCGGTTTCGCCGCCGCCGTCGCGGTCGGCTTGCTGCTCGGCCTCGGGGTGGCCCGGGTGAAGGTGCTCCGCGCCGCCCTCGGCTCGATGATCACGGCGTTGCAGACGATGCCGTCGATCGCCTGGTTCCCGCTGGCCATCCTGCTGTTCCAGCTCAGCGAGCAGGCCATCTTCTTCGTGGTGGTGCTCGGCGCGGCCCCGTCGGTCGCCAACGGCGTCATCCACGGCGTCGACTACGTGCCGCCGCTGCTGGTCCGCGCCGGCCGCAACCTGGGCGCCCGCGGCCTCAACCTCTACCGGTACGTCATCGCGCCGGCCGCACTACCGGCCATCGTGGCCGGCCTCAAGCAGGGCTGGGCCTTCGCCTGGCGCAGTCTGATGGCCGGCGAGCTGCTGGTGGTCATCGCCGAGCGCACCTCGATCGGCGCGCAGCTCACCTATGCCCGGGACTTCTCCGACGCGCCCCGGCTGATGTCCATCATGATCGTCATTCTGGTGGTCGGCCTGGTCGTGGACGCCGCGTTCGGCGCGGCCGACAAGGCGATCCGGCGCCGCTGGGGCGTGCTGGACCAGGCCGGCAACTGACCCCGTGTACGTCTCCGCACGCGCCGACTACGCGCTCCGCGCCATGCTCGCCGTCGCCGCGGCCGGGTCCCCCGGCGGCGGCGAGCTGGTCAAGGCGGCGGCGCTCGCCGAGAACCAGGACATCCCACTCAGCTTCCTCCAGGGCATCCTGCTCGACCTGCGTCGTGCCGGGCTGCTGCACAGCCACCGCGGCGCCGACGGCGGCTACGCCCTCACCCGCCCGGCGACGGAGATCTCCGTCGGGGACGTCCTGCGGGCCGTCGGTGGGGCGCTGACCAGCGTCCGGGGACTGCCCGCCCAGGGCATCGGTTATCACGGGGTGGCCACCGGGCTGCGCGACGTCTGGCTCGCGGTCGACGGGGCGATCGCCCTGGTGGTCGACCGGACCACGCTGGCCGACCTGCTGACCCAGGAGAGCGGCGCGCCCACCGGCTGACCGCCGCGGCCCTCGGCCACGACCCGCCCCGGGCTCCGGGTCATCGGTGCCGCGCGGAACCAACGGTCGCGCGGAGGCGCCGTCAGCCCGGGCCGTCGCCGGCCGGGTCGCCCGGACCGGTCGGCGCGTGCAGGCCGACCAGCTCGGCGGGGACCGCCGCGCCGGGTGCGGGGTGCCACGGCGCGAAGGCCGCGACCATGGCGAGCAGGAGCCCGGCGACCGCCACCGCGAATACCACGAGCAGCTCGCGCAGCGCCCCCGAGCCGGCATCGCCCGCCATGGTCACCCCTCCCGTGCCCGGCCCCACCGGGCCGGGTTCTTCCCCCCGAGGACAGCGTCGAGCAGGCGGGGACGGGAGGCAGTCGCCGATCGGACGCATCGCAGCCGGCAACCCGACTCGACCCGCGTCACGGTCACCCCCGGTGGCGAGTCGAGGCCGCATGCGTGAGGAGGGGCCCCCTGTACGACGCGAGGCGTTGACAGGGGGCCCCTCCTTTCGCGTCAGGCGGTGCGCGGGCGACGCGGGCGGCGGGAGCGACCCGAGGTGCGGTGCGCCGAGCGGCCACCCTCACCACCGGCCGCGCCGCCACCGCTGCGGGTACGGGCGGGCTGCGCCGGCTGCGGGGCGACGATGGTCACCGGCACCCCGGACGGCTCCCGGGCACCGGTCACCCGGGCCAGCGCCTCGTCGCCGAGCCGCACCTGGGTCGACTGCGGCCGGATGCCGGCCACACTCATCAGCCGGCTGACGTCCCGTCGCTGCTCGGGCAGGACCAGCGTGACCACGGTGCCCGACTCCCCGGCCCGGGCGGTCCGGCCGCCCCGGTGCAGGTAGTCCTTGGCCTCGGTCGGCGGGTCGACGTTGACCACCATGTCGAGCCCGTCCACGTGGATGCCGCGCGCCGCCACGTCGGTGGCGACCAGCGCGGTCACCTGGCCGGTGCGGAACTGCTCCAGGATGCGGGTGCGCTGCGGCTGCGACTTCCCGCCGTGCAGCGCCGCGGCGCGTACCCCCTTGGCGAGCAGTTGCCGGGCCAGCCGGTCGGCGCGGTGCTTGGTGCCCATGAACAGGATGGTGCGGCCCTCGCGGGCGGCGATCCGGGTCAGCGCGGTGGGCTTGTCGGCCGCCTCGACGTGCAGCACGTGGTGGGTCATCGCGGTCACCGTGGCGGTGCCCGGGTCCACCGAGTGCGAGACCGGGTCGGTCAGGAAGCGGCGGACCAGCCGGTCCACGCCGCCGTCCAGGGTGGCGGAGAAGAGCATCCGCTGCCCGTCCGGGGCGACCTGCTCCAGCAGTTTGGTGACCTGCGGCAGGAAGCCCATGTCGGCCATCTGGTCGGCCTCGTCCAGGACGGTGACGGCGACCTCGCCGAGCCGGGCGTCACCGCGGTTGATCAGGTCGTGCAGGCGTCCGGGGGTGGCCACGACCACCTCGGCGCCGGCCCGCAGCGCGTCCGCCTGCCGCTGGAGCGAGAGGCCGCCGACCACGGTGGCGCAGCGCAGCCCGAGGGCCTTCGCGTACGGGGCCAGCGCGGTGGTCACCTGCTGCGCCAGTTCCCGGGTCGGCACCAGCACCAGCGCGAGCGGCCGGCCGGGGCGGGCCCGCCGACCGGCGGTGCGGGAGAGCAGGGGGAGCCCGAAGGCGAGGGTCTTGCCGGAGCCGGTGCGACCCCGGCCGAGCACGTCCCGGCCGGCCAGCGAGTCGGGCAGGGTGGCCGCCTGGATCGGGAACGGCTCGGTGATGCCCTGCGCGGTCAGCTCGGCGACCAGCGCCGGAGCCAGGCCGGTGGCGGCGAAGCTGGGAATGGTCATGGTCATGCGGAATGGCCTTCCTCGACGCGGCACGTGTCGAGGGAGGGCGCCGAGAGGCGCTGTCACCGGGGGACTCGTCCGCCGGGACTCACAAGCACGAACCGATGGGGTACAGGCCGGTCCGCCGCAGCACGCCACGTCCCGCCGGAGCGGGGGGCGGCGCGGCGGACCGGTCCCGTCACCGCGCCCGGAGGGCGCGGAGGGTGTTACCGGGAGATCCGAAGATCAGAGCGGACGGATGTTCTCCGCCTGCGGGCCCTTCTGGCCCTGGGTCACCTCGAACTCGACCCGCTGGTTCTCGTCCAGGCTCCGGTAGCCGGAGGTCTGGATCGCGGAGAAGTGGGCGAAGACGTCAGCGCCGCCGCCGTCCGGGGTGATGAAGCCGAAGCCCTTGTCCGCGTTGAACCACTTGACGGTGCCAATAGCCATTTGTTTCGTCTCCTTGACGGAACGTCGAACCCGCACCTGTTGCGGGCCCGAAGGGAGCGTGCCGCAGTGCACGGCACACCTGTCGCTGCTGGTCGCCCCGCCCGGAGAACTCCGGACACAACAAAGAGCGCCTGGGGCCACAATCCGCCAGGCGCACACAGAGTCTCTGGAAACCAAAACTGCAACGAAGTCAACGTATCACGGATGCGCCCGTCCGGTCTCCCCCCGGGTGATTTCCGGTACGCCGGCCACCAACTCGACCAGCCCGGCGGCGTCGAGCAGGTCCGCCGGCCGGACGGTCACCCCGTCGCGGACGTAGTGGAACGCCGCCCCGACCCGCTCCACCGGCACCCCGGCCAGCTCGGCCCAGGCCAGCCGGTAGACGGCGAGCTGCACGGCGGCGGCGTCGGCCTCCCGGCCGGCGGGGCGGCGGCCGGTCTTCCAGTCGACCACGTCGTAGCGCCCCCCGGGGCGGGCGAAGACGGCGTCCATCCGGCCGCGGACCACCACGCCGGCGAGCACCGTGGCGAAGGGCACCTCGACCTCCACCGGCACCCGCTCGGCCCACTCGCTGGCCAGGAAGCGCTCCTGGAGCTCGGTGAGCGCCTCGTCCGGCGCGGCGTCCTCGTCGGCGGCGCCGGGCAGCTCGTCCACGTCGAGCAGCCGGTCGGCGCCGAAGCGCTGCTCCAGCCAGGCGTGGAAGGCGGTGCCCCGCCGCGCGTACGGGCTGGGCTCGGTGGGCATCGGGCGGCGCAGCTGCCGGGCCAGCGCCTCCGGGTCGCGGCGCAGCGCCACCAGCTGGGTCACCGACAGGTGCCCGGGCAGCTCCACGTCGACCGCCTCCGCCCCGCGCAGCAGCTCGGCACGTTCGGCGAGGAGCAGGTCGGCCTCCCGCCGCCACCGGGCCACCTCGGGATCGGCGTCCGGGACCGCCGCCACCTCCGCCGGCACGGATCCGGGACCGGCGTCCCGGGCCGGGCCGGGGCCGGTCTCCCGGGCCGGGCCGGGGCCGGTCTCCCGGGCCGGGCCGGGGCCGGTCTCCCCCGCCGGGCCGGGGCCACCGTTCCGGGCGGCGGCGAGGAGGGCCGCCTCGCGGCGGGCCGCCTCGGGGTCGGCCAGGTACCGGCGGACCAGGCCGGCGGCCTCCGCCAGCGCCGGCCGGCGCGCGCCCAGCGGGTCGGCCGGCCACTCGGCCCGGAGCACCTGCTCGGTGGTCGGGTTGACCGCGTCGCCGGCCGGCTCCGGTGCCCACTCGTCGACCAGGTGCCCGGCCACCCCGTCGAGGCAGGCGTCGTGCACCTCGCGCAGGAAGACCGAGGGACCCCGGAACCGCTTCGTCCCCTCGCCCCACCAGTAGCCGGAGCAGAGCAGCAGCCGGCGCGGCCGGGTCACCGCCACGTACGCGAGCCGGCGCTCCTCCCGCTCGTCGTGGGCCCGCCAGGCGTCGGTGAAGTCCTCCACCGCCCGGGCCACCGCGCGCTGGTCCGCCGCGTCGGCCAGGCCGAGCTCGGGCAGCCCGTCGACGTCGCCGCGCAGCGGGAACGGCAGCACGCCGAGCCCACCCAGCCAGTGGTCGGAGTTGCGCACCGGGCCCGGCCACACCCCCCGGGTCAGCCCGGCCACCGCCACCACGTCCCACTCCAGGCCCTTGGCCGCGTGCGCGGTGAGGATCTGCACCGCTCCCTCCACCACCTCGACCTCGCCGGGGGTGAGACCGCGCTCCTCGTCCTCGGCGGCGGCCAGGTAGGCGAGGAAACCGGCCAGCGTGGCCCCGGGCGTCTCGCCGCTGAACCGGGCCGCGACGTCGCCGAGCGCGTCTAGGTGCCCCCGGGCCAGCCCGGCGTCACCGGTGCCGTCCCGGCCGGCCCGTACCGCCACCTCGACGTCCAGGCCGGTGGTGCGCTCGATGTCCGCGATCAACTCCGGCAGGGACTGGTCGAGCCGGTAGCGCAGCAGCGCCAGCTCCATCCCGTACGCGCGCAACCGCACGTATCCCTCCGCCGAGTACGCCTGCGCGGGCCCCAGGTCGGCCAGCGCCTCGACCAGCGTCGCCTCGTCGAGGGCGTCCACAATGATCTCCGGCCCCTCGTCGCCGGTCAGCTCGCGGCGGGACCGCGCGATGGCCCGGGCCCGCCGGTGCAGGGCCACCAGGTCGCGCGGCCCGATCCGCCAGCGGGCCCCGGTGAGCAGCCGCAGCAGCGCCGCCCCGTCGGTCGGGTCGGCGAGCACCCGCAGGGTGCAGACCACGTCGCGGACCTCGGGGGTGTCCAGCAGGCCGCCCAGCCCGACCACCTCGACCGGCAGGCCACGGGCCCGCAGCGCCGACTCGATCGCCGGGATCTGGCTGCGCAGCCGGACCAGCACGGCGGTGGTGGGGCGGCGCGGCACCGGGATGTGCTCGGGCAGCGCGCCGGGCAGGCCCGCCGCGCCCCGCCAGGCCGCCAGCACGCTGTCGGCGATCCACTCGGCCTCGTCGGCGTACGTCTCCAGCAGAGCGCAGTGCACGGTGCCGGCGGCCCGGCCGTGCGGGCTGCGGTGCGGGATCGGCTCCCGGACGCTGAGCGCGGCGTGCAGCTCGGGCACCCGGGCGCCGGCCGCGCGCAGCGGCACCGAGAGCGCGTTGGCGACCCCGAGGATCTCCGGCCGGTTACGCCAGCTGGTGGTCAGACTCAGCACCTCGGCGGGGGTGCCGTCGGCGTGCGCGAACTCGGTGGGGAACCGGTCCAGCGTGCCGGCGCTGGCCCCCCGCCAGCCGTAGATGGACTGGCAGGGGTCCCCCACCGCGGTGACCGGGTGCCCGCCGCCGAACAGCGCGTTGAGCAGCACCACCTGGGCGTGGCTGGTGTCCTGGTACTCGTCGAGCAGCACCACCCGGAAGCGGTCCCGCTCGATCACGCCGACGCCCGGGTGGTCCCGGGCCACCCGGGCGGCCCGGGCGAGCTGGTCGGCGAAGTCCATCGCCTCGAAGTCGTCCTTGCGCCGGGCGTACGCGCGGACCAGCGGCAGCAGCTTCAGCCGGGTCCGCTGGAGCTGGAGTGCCTTCTTCACGTCCGCGTAGACCCGGCCGGGGCGGGACTGCACATCGGCGAAGAACCGGCCGGTCCAGGCGGCCAGCTCGTCCGGGTCGACGAGGTGCTCGTCCAGCTCCCCGGCGAGCGCCAGCACCGCGTCGGTGACGGTGCTGGGCATCCGGTCCACCTCGGACATGTCCCCGTCGTAGTTGCGCACCAGCAGGTCCACGAGCTGCCAGCGGGACGCCTCGGTGAGCAGCCGGGTGGTCGGCTCGTACCCGGCGCGCAGCCCGTGCTCGGTGACGATCCGCCCGGCGTACGAGTGGTAGGTGGAGACGGTCGGCTCGCCGGCCAGCGGATCGTCCTGCCGGTCGCGGGCCTGCCGGCCGAGTCGCCGGACGAGCTGGTCCAGCCGGGTCCGGACCCGGTGGGCCAGCTCACCGGCGGCCTTGCGGGTGAAGGTGAGGCCGAGTATCTGCTCGGGGCGGACGTACTGGTTGGCCACCAGCCAGACCACCCGGGCGGCCATCGTCTCGGTCTTGCCCGAGCCGGCGCCCGCGACCACCAGCAGCGGCTCGACCGGGGCCGCGATGATCGCCGCCTGCTCCCGGGTGGGGGCCGGCAGCCGCAGCAGTTTCGCCAGCTCGACCGGCGTGTACCGGGGGCCGGCGTCGGCGGCGCGCGGCGCGGGGGTGGTGGCGGCGCCGAACAGGGTGGGCTGGCTCACGGCTGCTCCGGCGGGGGTTCGACGACCTGGCGGCCCTGCCCGGAGACCGGGCAGCTGCTGCGGACCGGGCAGACCCGGCACTTCGAGTTGGCGACCGCGGCGAAGGTGGCGGCGGCCATGGTGTCGGCGGTCCGCCGGACCAGCGCGGTGGCCCAGCCGGCCTCCGGTCCCTCCCCGGCCGCCGCCTGGCTCTGTTCCTTGGCGTCCCTGGCCCCGGTGCCGAGCTGCACCAGCGCGGCGCCGCCGGGCTCGTCGCCGAACTCGCCGAACGCGCCCGCCTCCACCGCCGCCTGGTACGCGCCGAGCTGCGGGTGCTCGGCGACCTCCCGCTCGGTGACGGCGGTCGACTTGCCGGTCTTCAGGTCGATCACCACGAGCCGGCCGTCCGCGTCGACCTCCAGCCGGTCCACCCGGCCGGTCAGCTCGACCGGCCGGGCCGGGTCGTCGAGCCGGACCGCGAACTCGTGCTCGATGGCGAGCAGCCGGCGGGGGTTCCCGGCCAGCCAGCGCAGCAGCTTGTCCACCATCGCCTCGGCGCGCTGCCGTTCCGGGCCGACCATCCAGCGGGCGGCCAGTTCGATCGCGTCGAACCGGGCGGCCACGTACTCCAGCAGGGTGGTCCGGTCGACGGTGGCGTCCTCGGCCAGCATCGCGGCCGCGTGCACCAGGTTGCCCACGCCCTGCGCCGCGCTGGCCGGCGGGCTACCGCCGTGCCGCTCCAGCAGCCACCGCAGGCTGCACCGGAGCGCGCTCTCCATCGCCGACGGGGTGACCCGGACCGGCTCGCCGGGGTCGACCAGGGGCCGGTCGTCGGAGAGGCCGCGCAGCCCCCACCAGTCGTCCGGGTGCGCGCCGGCCACCCCGGCGGCGGCCAGGCGGGCCAGCTCGGCGGCCGCCGCGCGCCGCCGGGTGACCGGTGCGGCCGGGTCGACCACGGCGGTACGCAGCTCCGCGACC
This genomic window contains:
- a CDS encoding M16 family metallopeptidase, which codes for MPTRRAKIPATKYPVERFTLDNGLRVVLTADRSAPVIGVAVVYDVGIRSEPEGRTGFAHLFEHLMFQGSENLEKLAHFRHVQGAGGTFNGSTHLDYTDYFETLPSNALERALFLEADRMRGPRLTEENLRNQVDVVKEEIRVNVLNRPYGGFPWLTLPPVMFDTFPNAHDGYGSFDDLESATVADAADFFRRYYASGNAVLAVSGDIDVAEATTLIERHFGDVPARPAPDRPDFTEPDLTAERRTSYTDKLAPLPAVASAWRVPDPVTDFTGYLPYVVLAEVLTDGDASRLVERLVQRDRTVTSVGGYLGFMGDPFDVRDPTALLLQSHLPPGGDVDKVLRTVDEELDRLATDGLTEGELARTQARMATHLLRDTDAALGRALRMAVLEQQRGEPGLLNELPRLVGEVTEDEVRAAAATLRPERRASIEVIAGGIR
- a CDS encoding ABC transporter substrate-binding protein, which translates into the protein MRRLPFRRLVSLATLAVVGAATLGTTAACGDDTDKADATGPVTLRLGYFPNITHAPAVVGVEKKIFEEKLGSGVKLETKTFNAGPAAIEAVFSGALDATYIGPNPTVNAFSKSKGEAVRVVSGAASGGVALVVKPGITSAEQLRGKKIATPQLGNTQDVALRYWLKEKGLQTTKEGGGDVKVVPQENPQTVETFTSGAIDGAWVPEPFVSRLVNAGGKVLVDERDLWPDRKFVITNLLVSTKFLKAHPDVVKKLVEGQVAANEFVNTKPDEAQQAISDHISKITGKPLDVKLIKQAWPTLEFTNDPIASSLKAGLDHAVAVGLTQPVDLNGLYDLKYLNEVLKAQGKPEVSQP
- a CDS encoding ABC transporter ATP-binding protein, which codes for MTSATTTTPRSATGTVALRGVTKVYGQGEQAVLALDGVSLDVAPGEFVCLVGASGCGKSTLLNLVAGLDRASGGQIELGEGADPGLMFQEPALFPWLTVEGNVEVPLKLRGLPRAERRARVAELLRTVHLADFGRKRPHQLSGGMRQRVALARTLALDTPVLLMDEPFGALDAMTRDILHDELERIWSERKLSVLFVTHNVREAARLADRIILLSSRPGRIIYATEVDVPRPRRIDSPEVSAIAADITDRLRKEVGRHGQ
- a CDS encoding ABC transporter permease — translated: MASDTLAGSTRTDAEISGLDRLEIAGREKPPSRAVRVWAATWPKFAALALAIAIWQAVVWSGWKDPWALPGPGVVFADLGRYLVSSALWEGLATTGRRALVGFAAAVAVGLLLGLGVARVKVLRAALGSMITALQTMPSIAWFPLAILLFQLSEQAIFFVVVLGAAPSVANGVIHGVDYVPPLLVRAGRNLGARGLNLYRYVIAPAALPAIVAGLKQGWAFAWRSLMAGELLVVIAERTSIGAQLTYARDFSDAPRLMSIMIVILVVGLVVDAAFGAADKAIRRRWGVLDQAGN
- a CDS encoding RrF2 family transcriptional regulator; its protein translation is MYVSARADYALRAMLAVAAAGSPGGGELVKAAALAENQDIPLSFLQGILLDLRRAGLLHSHRGADGGYALTRPATEISVGDVLRAVGGALTSVRGLPAQGIGYHGVATGLRDVWLAVDGAIALVVDRTTLADLLTQESGAPTG
- a CDS encoding DEAD/DEAH box helicase gives rise to the protein MTMTIPSFAATGLAPALVAELTAQGITEPFPIQAATLPDSLAGRDVLGRGRTGSGKTLAFGLPLLSRTAGRRARPGRPLALVLVPTRELAQQVTTALAPYAKALGLRCATVVGGLSLQRQADALRAGAEVVVATPGRLHDLINRGDARLGEVAVTVLDEADQMADMGFLPQVTKLLEQVAPDGQRMLFSATLDGGVDRLVRRFLTDPVSHSVDPGTATVTAMTHHVLHVEAADKPTALTRIAAREGRTILFMGTKHRADRLARQLLAKGVRAAALHGGKSQPQRTRILEQFRTGQVTALVATDVAARGIHVDGLDMVVNVDPPTEAKDYLHRGGRTARAGESGTVVTLVLPEQRRDVSRLMSVAGIRPQSTQVRLGDEALARVTGAREPSGVPVTIVAPQPAQPARTRSGGGAAGGEGGRSAHRTSGRSRRPRRPRTA
- a CDS encoding cold-shock protein, coding for MAIGTVKWFNADKGFGFITPDGGGADVFAHFSAIQTSGYRSLDENQRVEFEVTQGQKGPQAENIRPL
- a CDS encoding ATP-dependent helicase, encoding MSQPTLFGAATTPAPRAADAGPRYTPVELAKLLRLPAPTREQAAIIAAPVEPLLVVAGAGSGKTETMAARVVWLVANQYVRPEQILGLTFTRKAAGELAHRVRTRLDQLVRRLGRQARDRQDDPLAGEPTVSTYHSYAGRIVTEHGLRAGYEPTTRLLTEASRWQLVDLLVRNYDGDMSEVDRMPSTVTDAVLALAGELDEHLVDPDELAAWTGRFFADVQSRPGRVYADVKKALQLQRTRLKLLPLVRAYARRKDDFEAMDFADQLARAARVARDHPGVGVIERDRFRVVLLDEYQDTSHAQVVLLNALFGGGHPVTAVGDPCQSIYGWRGASAGTLDRFPTEFAHADGTPAEVLSLTTSWRNRPEILGVANALSVPLRAAGARVPELHAALSVREPIPHRSPHGRAAGTVHCALLETYADEAEWIADSVLAAWRGAAGLPGALPEHIPVPRRPTTAVLVRLRSQIPAIESALRARGLPVEVVGLGGLLDTPEVRDVVCTLRVLADPTDGAALLRLLTGARWRIGPRDLVALHRRARAIARSRRELTGDEGPEIIVDALDEATLVEALADLGPAQAYSAEGYVRLRAYGMELALLRYRLDQSLPELIADIERTTGLDVEVAVRAGRDGTGDAGLARGHLDALGDVAARFSGETPGATLAGFLAYLAAAEDEERGLTPGEVEVVEGAVQILTAHAAKGLEWDVVAVAGLTRGVWPGPVRNSDHWLGGLGVLPFPLRGDVDGLPELGLADAADQRAVARAVEDFTDAWRAHDEREERRLAYVAVTRPRRLLLCSGYWWGEGTKRFRGPSVFLREVHDACLDGVAGHLVDEWAPEPAGDAVNPTTEQVLRAEWPADPLGARRPALAEAAGLVRRYLADPEAARREAALLAAARNGGPGPAGETGPGPARETGPGPARETGPGPARDAGPGSVPAEVAAVPDADPEVARWRREADLLLAERAELLRGAEAVDVELPGHLSVTQLVALRRDPEALARQLRRPMPTEPSPYARRGTAFHAWLEQRFGADRLLDVDELPGAADEDAAPDEALTELQERFLASEWAERVPVEVEVPFATVLAGVVVRGRMDAVFARPGGRYDVVDWKTGRRPAGREADAAAVQLAVYRLAWAELAGVPVERVGAAFHYVRDGVTVRPADLLDAAGLVELVAGVPEITRGETGRAHP